From Terriglobales bacterium, one genomic window encodes:
- a CDS encoding Bax inhibitor-1/YccA family protein, protein MALMRTSNPALNDKSFREAGVAFGQEAMTISGTVNKTGILLLCTIATAAWTWTRFMQAESAQAVAPAAVIGAIGGFIVAIVTVFKKNWAPITAPLYALLEGLVLGAISAIFEVRWPGLPIQAVSLTFGVLIVLLLAYRSGLIPVTDNLRLGIVAATGGVALFYLAQFVLGFFGIHFTSINSSSPIGIGFSVVVVIIASLNLVLDFDFIERGARAGAPKYMEWYGAFGLMVTLIWLYLEMLRLLAKIRDRR, encoded by the coding sequence ATGGCATTGATGCGCACTTCGAATCCGGCCCTGAACGACAAAAGTTTCCGCGAAGCCGGAGTCGCTTTCGGACAGGAAGCGATGACCATCTCCGGCACCGTCAATAAGACCGGCATTCTGCTGCTCTGCACCATCGCCACTGCCGCGTGGACCTGGACTCGCTTCATGCAGGCCGAATCCGCTCAGGCCGTTGCGCCCGCCGCCGTTATCGGCGCCATCGGCGGATTCATCGTCGCCATTGTCACCGTCTTCAAGAAGAACTGGGCGCCCATCACAGCGCCACTCTACGCCCTTCTCGAAGGACTCGTCCTCGGAGCCATCTCCGCCATCTTCGAAGTCCGCTGGCCCGGCCTCCCCATCCAGGCCGTCAGCCTCACCTTCGGTGTCCTGATCGTCCTTCTGCTCGCCTACCGCTCCGGACTGATCCCCGTCACCGACAACCTCCGCCTCGGCATCGTCGCCGCGACCGGAGGCGTTGCGCTGTTCTATCTCGCGCAGTTCGTCCTCGGCTTCTTCGGGATTCACTTCACCAGCATCAACAGTTCCAGCCCGATCGGCATCGGCTTCAGCGTCGTTGTCGTCATCATCGCGTCGCTCAACCTCGTACTCGACTTCGACTTCATCGAGCGCGGCGCCCGCGCCGGAGCCCCCAAGTACATGGAGTGGTACGGTGCCTTCGGCCTGATGGTCACGCTGATCTGGCTCTACCTGGAAATGCTGCGGCTCCTCGCCAAGATCCGCGACCGCCGCTAA